The segment CCGAGCACCAGCCGGTCGGCGACGGTCACGCCCGCGGCGAACGACCGGCATCCGTGGAGGAGGTATCCGCCCTCGGCCGGGGTGAGGGTGAGCCCGTGCCCGGTCACCGGCTCGGTGTCCGGGAGGTCGATGCCGCCGCCCCAGAGCCACTGCTCGGCGCTCGCCCGGAGTTCGAGCTCTTCGGCCCGTTCCGGCGTGCCGAAGAACCGTGCGCTCCACGACAACACATAGTGGCGGCCCAGCAGTTCGCCGATGGAACCGTCCGCCGCCGCGATCTCCCGGATGACCGCGCAGGCGGTGCGCCAGCCGGTGCCCCGCCCGGCGGGGCCGGGGGGTGTCAGAAGCGCCGGCAGACCCGCCTCGCGCAGCCGGGCGAGCTCGTCGAACGGGGGCTTGCCGGCCCGGTCGCGGACCAGGGCGTCGACCGCGAGGTCATCGGCGACCTCCCGGGTGACACGCAGCCAGATCTCGTCGTCGGTACAGGACGTGACCTGCGGGGAAGCGGGGCGTGCGGGGGACTTCTCCGGCATGGTGACCTGTCCCGTCCGGCCGGTCGCGTCCGGTGCGGGCGGGCTGATCAGGCCACCGGCCGACGGGACGGAACGCATCGGTGCGCGCACGCCCACCTCCTGGCTTCCCTAGTTTTCCCACTGGATTGGTAGGGAAGAGGATCGCTTCCGGGCCGGGGACGGATCAAGGGGCGTTCAAGGGGTGGACAAGTCCGTCTTGGTATCCGGGGCATGGCCCGGGAGGCGCTCCGGACGCGCCTCGCTCCGATATGCCTCGCTCCGGACTGCCGACCCTAAGGATTCGTCCAGGACTCGGGATTCTCGGTCAGCTCCGCCACCTGCGGCGGCAGCTCGGCGGTGGCGACATCGGCGAGGGTCACGCCGTCGAGGATCTCGCGGACGTTCGCCCGCAGTGCGATCCACAGCGGCAGCAGGGACCGGGCGGGACCGGTGTAGGACAGCTCCGGCGGGCGGACGCCGCGGACCGACACCAGCGGTCCGTCCACGACCCGGATGATATCCGCGATACTGATCGCCTCCGCGGGCCTGGCCAGCCGGTAGCCGCCGTTGCCACCGCGCCGGCTCTGCACCAGCCCGCCCCGGCGCATATCGTTCAGGATGCCTTCGAGGAACTTGTGCGGAATGTCCTGGGCCTGAGCGATGGCCTCCGCCTTGAGCGGCCCCGCGTCCCGGGCGTCAGCGAGTTGCAGCGCGGCACGCACGGCATAGTCCGCTCTGGCTGAGATCCGCATGCTCCGCATTATCCCGCAGGGGACGCGG is part of the Streptomyces platensis genome and harbors:
- a CDS encoding RrF2 family transcriptional regulator, encoding MRISARADYAVRAALQLADARDAGPLKAEAIAQAQDIPHKFLEGILNDMRRGGLVQSRRGGNGGYRLARPAEAISIADIIRVVDGPLVSVRGVRPPELSYTGPARSLLPLWIALRANVREILDGVTLADVATAELPPQVAELTENPESWTNP